The segment CCAGGTCGGCGCCGGAATACCCTTCGGTCTGTGTGGCCAGGACGGCGGTGTCCACGCCCGCGTGAGGGCGGTGGCGGAGGTTCAGGTCGAGCAGGGCGCGGCGGGCCTCCTGATCCGGCGGGATGACCAGCACCGTCCGGTCGAGGCGGCCGGGGCGACGCAGGGCTGGATCGACGTCCCAGGGGCTGTTGGTGGCGGCCAGCACGAACACGCCGTCGTTGGAGGTCGTGGCGCCGTCCAGTTCGCCCAGCAGCTGGTTGACCACGTTCGCGCCGCTGTGCCGCATCTGGCTGCGCCGGCGGCCCAGCGCGTCGATCTCATCGAGGAACAGCACGCATGGAGCGCGGCGGCGGGCCTCCTCGAAGATGGCGTGCAGGTTGCGTTCGCTCTGCCCGATGTACATGTCCAGCACTTCCGACAGGCCCACCGCCAGGAACCGCGCGTCCAGTTCGCCCGCCACCGCTCGCGCCACGAACGTCTTGCCGCAGCCGGGCGGGCCGTACATCAGCAGGCCGCCGCGCAGGGACTTGCCGTACAGGCGGGTCAGTTCGGGGTTGCGCATGGGCGCCAGCAGGGCGCGTTCCAGCCGCAGTTTCACCTCCTGCATGCCCGCTACGTCGGCAAAGGTCACGCGGGGCAGCACCGCTTCCAGCAGATCCGACGCTTCTGGCGG is part of the Deinococcus sp. KSM4-11 genome and harbors:
- a CDS encoding 26S protease regulatory subunit; translated protein: MVDDAVISGLELALEASPDNHALRLHLASLLLQAHRAADALTHATTVLAAQPAQLEALRLAAWSAEEVGDAARAAGYQQLHNALTGVQAPSGRPAQPSVSADAVDMPRTAPLPADDGLEPPEASDLLEAVLPRVTFADVAGMQEVKLRLERALLAPMRNPELTRLYGKSLRGGLLMYGPPGCGKTFVARAVAGELDARFLAVGLSEVLDMYIGQSERNLHAIFEEARRRAPCVLFLDEIDALGRRRSQMRHSGANVVNQLLGELDGATTSNDGVFVLAATNSPWDVDPALRRPGRLDRTVLVIPPDQEARRALLDLNLRHRPHAGVDTAVLATQTEGYSGADLAHVVDSAAELALEDSIRSGTARPIGPKDLTRVLRDVKPSTGPWFETARNVAQFANEGGTYDELVAYMRARRML